A part of bacterium genomic DNA contains:
- a CDS encoding ion channel, giving the protein MRLIVGLAGIGLIVAMLWDAFETVVLPRRVARRLRVAFYIRYAWRAWVAVVGRIQRTSRREAYLAFFGPLVTLSLLCVWAAGLILGFGVLHWSLGSQMTAPESHPGFGTDVYFSGTTFFTLGLGDVAPRSAVARVAVVVEGGVGFSFLALIISYLPVIYQGFSRRESRISMLDAWAGSPPSAGELLRRAGGDHALLEPFLREWERWAAEFLESHISYPVLVYFRSQHDNESWLSAMTAVLDACALAIGAVEGTPRRGAELTFAMARHSVVDISIMLNCPPEPPQADRLADGDRAALMAMLRAAGCRIRDDAAARARVDELRRMYEPYVNALGRRLAMPLPSWVGAPGARDNWQKSKWR; this is encoded by the coding sequence GTGCGCCTGATTGTCGGCCTGGCCGGGATCGGCCTGATCGTCGCGATGCTCTGGGACGCGTTCGAGACGGTCGTGCTGCCGAGGCGGGTGGCGCGGCGCCTCCGGGTGGCCTTCTACATTCGGTATGCGTGGCGGGCGTGGGTGGCGGTCGTCGGACGGATACAGCGGACAAGCCGGCGGGAAGCCTACCTCGCGTTCTTCGGACCGCTGGTGACATTGAGCCTACTATGCGTCTGGGCCGCCGGCCTGATCCTCGGCTTTGGGGTGCTTCACTGGAGCCTCGGTTCGCAGATGACCGCGCCGGAAAGCCATCCGGGGTTCGGCACCGACGTGTACTTTAGCGGCACGACGTTCTTCACGCTGGGGCTCGGGGACGTTGCCCCGCGATCCGCGGTGGCCCGGGTCGCGGTCGTGGTCGAGGGCGGGGTCGGATTTTCGTTCCTGGCCCTCATCATCTCGTACCTGCCGGTCATCTATCAGGGCTTCTCACGGCGGGAGTCGCGGATCTCGATGCTCGACGCCTGGGCAGGCTCGCCTCCGAGCGCCGGAGAGCTGCTGCGGCGCGCCGGCGGGGATCACGCGCTGCTCGAACCGTTTCTCCGCGAGTGGGAGCGATGGGCGGCTGAATTCCTCGAGAGCCACATCTCGTATCCGGTGCTGGTGTACTTTCGATCGCAGCACGACAATGAATCCTGGCTCTCGGCGATGACGGCGGTGCTGGACGCGTGCGCGCTGGCGATCGGCGCCGTGGAGGGCACCCCGCGGCGGGGGGCGGAGCTCACCTTCGCGATGGCGCGGCACTCGGTCGTCGACATCAGCATCATGCTCAACTGTCCGCCCGAGCCGCCGCAGGCGGACCGGCTGGCGGACGGCGACCGGGCCGCGCTGATGGCGATGCTGCGCGCGGCCGGGTGCCGCATTCGTGACGACGCGGCCGCGCGGGCGCGGGTCGACGAACTGCGCCGGATGTACGAGCCGTACGTCAACGCGCTCGGCCGCCGGCTCGCGATGCCGCTGCCGTCGTGGGTCGGGGCGCCGGGGGCGCGGGACAACTGGCAGAAATCCAAGTGGAGATAG
- a CDS encoding thiamine pyrophosphate-dependent enzyme, which yields MGQQGQAAKSIWEQNATPRHRIQWCPGCGDYAVLNSLKAALTTLELTPSEVFLVGGIGCSGQIRNYLNGNSFYGTHGGALAYALGAKMANPGLKVIALAGDGDTLAIGVENFVHVCRRDPDVTLVIMDNGVYGLTKGQDSPSWGLGQPHMKVSEEHPPFLDPLKLALASGATFIAQSFSGDPKATTRLMVEAVRHPGFAMLNDFSPCVTYNKLNTYDWFREHVEAVPDGHDPSSEDAADALIRDFDRRQKLPIGVIYRHPRVKDPVKRLPLWPQELAGVDVEPMLQGFR from the coding sequence GTGGGGCAGCAGGGTCAGGCGGCCAAGTCGATCTGGGAGCAGAACGCGACGCCGCGGCACCGCATCCAATGGTGCCCGGGGTGCGGCGACTACGCGGTGCTGAACTCGCTCAAGGCCGCGCTGACTACGCTCGAACTCACGCCGTCCGAGGTGTTCCTCGTCGGAGGCATCGGCTGCTCCGGGCAGATCCGCAACTACCTCAACGGCAACTCGTTCTACGGGACGCACGGCGGCGCGCTGGCGTATGCGCTCGGCGCCAAGATGGCCAATCCGGGCTTGAAGGTGATCGCCCTCGCCGGAGACGGCGACACGCTCGCGATCGGTGTCGAGAACTTCGTCCATGTCTGCCGGCGCGATCCGGACGTCACGCTCGTGATCATGGACAACGGCGTCTACGGGCTGACGAAGGGCCAGGACTCGCCGTCGTGGGGCCTGGGACAGCCCCACATGAAGGTCTCCGAAGAACACCCGCCGTTTCTCGATCCCCTCAAGCTCGCGCTCGCATCCGGAGCGACGTTCATCGCGCAGTCGTTCTCCGGCGATCCGAAGGCCACGACCCGGCTGATGGTCGAGGCGGTCCGGCATCCGGGCTTCGCGATGCTGAACGACTTCTCGCCATGTGTGACGTACAACAAGCTCAACACCTACGACTGGTTTCGGGAGCACGTCGAAGCCGTACCCGACGGCCACGACCCGAGCAGCGAGGACGCCGCGGACGCGCTGATCCGCGACTTCGACCGCCGGCAGAAGCTGCCCATCGGGGTCATCTACCGGCACCCGCGCGTCAAGGACCCGGTCAAGCGCCTGCCGCTGTGGCCGCAGGAACTGGCTGGGGTCGACGTCGAGCCGATGCTGCAGGGGTTCAGGTAG
- a CDS encoding Maf family protein: protein MAVIVLASGSPRRAELLTLAGVPFIAVPSAVVEDRRSDEAPAELVRRLAAAKAYEVAAAGNGRFVLGADTAVVLAGEVLGKPRDDDEARAMLARLSGRSHEVLTGYEVIDAASGRTDGGVVSTRVEFATLSQAEIDAYVATGEARGKAGAYAIQGRAAAMIRWLEGSYTNVVGLPLREVLETLTRMGAMTPGAA from the coding sequence GTGGCGGTGATTGTGCTCGCGTCCGGATCCCCGCGGCGCGCGGAACTGCTTACGCTGGCCGGAGTCCCGTTCATCGCGGTCCCGAGCGCCGTCGTCGAAGACCGCCGTTCGGATGAAGCCCCCGCGGAGCTGGTTCGCCGGCTGGCCGCGGCCAAAGCCTACGAGGTGGCGGCGGCCGGGAACGGGCGGTTCGTGCTCGGCGCGGACACCGCCGTCGTTCTCGCCGGCGAGGTGCTGGGCAAGCCGCGCGACGATGACGAGGCCCGGGCGATGCTCGCGCGGCTCTCCGGGCGTTCGCATGAAGTCCTGACCGGGTACGAAGTGATCGACGCCGCGTCCGGCCGTACCGACGGCGGCGTCGTGTCGACGCGTGTGGAATTCGCGACGTTGAGCCAGGCGGAGATCGACGCGTACGTGGCGACCGGCGAGGCGCGCGGCAAGGCGGGGGCGTATGCGATTCAGGGGAGGGCGGCGGCCATGATCCGGTGGCTCGAAGGCTCGTACACCAATGTCGTAGGTCTTCCACTCCGGGAGGTCCTCGAGACGCTCACGCGGATGGGCGCGATGACGCCGGGGGCGGCATAG
- a CDS encoding HU family DNA-binding protein has translation MTKAQFTARLADKLKMKKAEAARFVDEFTGLVVGALKKGDRVRFPGFGTFKVSKRKARIARNPQTGEPVRVPARTVPRFTPAKELKATIK, from the coding sequence ATGACTAAGGCTCAGTTCACGGCGCGGCTCGCCGACAAGCTTAAGATGAAGAAGGCCGAGGCCGCTCGGTTCGTCGATGAGTTCACCGGTCTCGTCGTAGGCGCTCTCAAGAAGGGCGATCGCGTGCGGTTCCCCGGATTCGGGACCTTCAAGGTTTCCAAGCGGAAGGCGCGCATCGCCCGGAATCCCCAGACCGGCGAGCCGGTACGGGTGCCGGCACGGACGGTCCCCCGGTTCACGCCTGCCAAGGAGCTGAAGGCTACGATCAAGTAG
- a CDS encoding D-2-hydroxyacid dehydrogenase, whose translation MPPRPPVSVLIASYLEPECVERVRAVPGVEVMYEPELLPKPRYQGEHHGQPFTRGAQDETRWRALLARAEASFDFDYTNLERIPVLAPRLRWIQATSAGIGEMLVRTGLVDSSITFTTASGIHAGPLGEFCVTAMLVFVKDLGRLRIEQAAHRWERYCARELRGLTLGVIGLGNVGREVARMGDALGMRVIGTKRTIPADGVAHVELALPPERSGEVIREADVLVLTVPQTPGTRRLLGEQELRSMKRGAILINIARGAVVDEPALVAALRDGHLGGAALDVFAREPLPPDSPLWDLPNVIVSPHSASTVPAENARLTELFCDNLRRYIENRPLRNLFERERLY comes from the coding sequence GTGCCGCCCCGCCCGCCGGTGTCCGTGCTGATCGCGTCCTATCTCGAGCCCGAATGCGTCGAACGGGTCCGGGCGGTTCCGGGCGTCGAGGTCATGTACGAGCCCGAGCTACTGCCCAAGCCCCGTTACCAGGGCGAGCATCACGGGCAGCCGTTCACGCGCGGCGCACAGGACGAAACGCGGTGGCGCGCGCTGCTGGCGCGGGCCGAGGCGTCCTTTGATTTCGACTACACGAACCTCGAGCGCATCCCGGTCCTGGCGCCCCGCCTCCGCTGGATCCAGGCGACGAGCGCCGGCATCGGCGAGATGCTGGTCCGCACCGGCCTCGTCGACTCCTCGATCACGTTCACCACGGCGTCCGGCATCCACGCGGGGCCGCTCGGCGAGTTCTGCGTCACGGCGATGCTCGTCTTCGTCAAGGACCTGGGCCGGCTCCGGATCGAGCAGGCCGCGCATCGATGGGAACGCTACTGCGCGCGGGAACTGCGCGGCCTGACCCTCGGCGTGATCGGGCTCGGCAACGTGGGACGCGAAGTGGCCCGGATGGGCGATGCCTTGGGGATGCGGGTCATCGGGACGAAACGGACGATCCCGGCGGACGGCGTTGCGCACGTCGAGCTCGCGTTGCCGCCGGAGCGGTCGGGAGAGGTGATCCGGGAGGCCGACGTGCTCGTGCTCACCGTCCCGCAGACGCCCGGTACCAGGCGGCTGCTCGGGGAGCAGGAGCTCCGGAGTATGAAACGTGGCGCCATCTTGATCAACATCGCGCGGGGCGCCGTGGTGGACGAGCCGGCGCTCGTGGCGGCGCTGCGCGACGGGCATCTAGGCGGCGCGGCGCTGGACGTCTTCGCCAGGGAGCCGCTGCCGCCCGACAGCCCGCTCTGGGACCTTCCGAACGTGATCGTCAGCCCGCACTCGGCGAGCACCGTGCCGGCCGAGAACGCGAGACTGACCGAGCTGTTCTGCGACAACCTGCGCCGTTATATCGAAAACCGGCCCCTGCGCAACCTCTTCGAACGGGAACGGCTGTACTGA
- a CDS encoding 2-oxoacid:acceptor oxidoreductase subunit alpha, which yields MLRLALRPRFHRRQLSTMQINRMKLLVGGVQLRDGVSTITDLLGRLLTRSGLHVMAVERGFASTIFGAHQYDPVVIAPEPPLSWGDARVDILVGLEYDINPDSKVQPNRDTLLRHARELRDGGVALYDSSTGLVPTGDLEARGVRVFPIPARQIAQQDLKKEVVKNLVMTGALFRLLGFDQDETRLRRLLEERFARRGAGLVDLNIEAARRGRAAAEAILAEHGWHDIGYRLEPVAGAPPAVYIGGNEALSIGAIQAGVRFYAGYPITPASSILEFMEGHLPRYGGRALQGANERESIRAALGASAAGVLSMVGTSGPGLSLKVEEIGVSGITETPLVIVDAMRAGPSTGMPTKPEQGDLWLVTGGGHGEIPRIVLAPASIEECYSLIHDAVRFSDRYQCPVFFLTDLNLSEGRATVREDVFSNHGHAVERFVATEADVRGERYARYRLTESGISPRLVPGTRGVIAKVNSTEHDETGFVTTDRPTRVAMMDKRMHKMTEYLNHDAKPPHVYGTLGKGPILVGWGSTRSVLLDARERLRADGVDAAVVHFTHLWPFPTNLAKPLLDRGVPVVVCEHNYLGQFAGIIQAHCLIPARRVLKYNGRPLHPSEVVRAVREVTRNGAGTVRLGGKDPVMVEVTLDA from the coding sequence GTGCTGCGCCTCGCCCTTCGCCCACGGTTCCACCGGAGGCAGTTGTCCACGATGCAGATCAACCGAATGAAGCTGCTCGTCGGGGGTGTGCAGCTTCGCGACGGCGTCTCGACGATCACGGACCTTCTCGGACGCCTGCTGACGCGATCGGGTCTTCACGTGATGGCCGTCGAGCGCGGGTTTGCCTCGACGATTTTCGGCGCGCACCAGTACGACCCCGTCGTCATCGCGCCCGAACCGCCCCTCTCGTGGGGCGACGCGCGCGTGGACATCCTCGTCGGGCTCGAATACGATATCAACCCCGACTCGAAGGTCCAGCCCAACCGCGACACGCTGCTCCGGCACGCCCGCGAGTTGCGCGACGGCGGCGTCGCTCTGTACGACAGTTCGACCGGCCTGGTCCCGACCGGCGACCTGGAGGCCCGCGGCGTGCGGGTGTTCCCGATCCCGGCGCGCCAGATCGCGCAGCAAGATCTCAAGAAGGAAGTCGTGAAGAACCTGGTCATGACGGGCGCCCTCTTCCGCCTCCTGGGGTTTGACCAAGACGAGACCCGTCTGCGCCGCCTGCTCGAAGAGCGGTTCGCCCGCCGGGGCGCCGGGCTCGTCGATCTCAACATTGAAGCGGCCCGCCGGGGCCGCGCCGCGGCGGAGGCGATCCTCGCGGAGCACGGCTGGCACGACATCGGCTACCGGCTGGAGCCGGTCGCCGGGGCGCCCCCCGCCGTCTACATCGGCGGCAACGAAGCGCTCTCGATCGGGGCGATTCAGGCCGGCGTGCGGTTCTACGCGGGGTATCCCATCACGCCCGCCTCGTCGATCCTCGAGTTCATGGAGGGGCATCTGCCGCGCTACGGCGGTCGCGCCCTCCAGGGGGCCAACGAGCGGGAGTCGATCCGCGCCGCGCTCGGCGCGAGCGCCGCGGGCGTGCTCAGCATGGTCGGCACGAGCGGCCCCGGGTTGTCCCTCAAGGTTGAAGAGATCGGCGTCTCCGGCATCACCGAAACGCCGCTGGTCATCGTGGACGCGATGCGGGCCGGGCCGTCCACTGGCATGCCCACCAAGCCCGAGCAGGGAGACCTGTGGCTGGTCACCGGCGGCGGGCATGGAGAGATCCCCCGGATCGTGCTCGCGCCCGCGAGCATCGAAGAGTGCTACTCGCTGATCCACGACGCCGTGCGCTTCTCGGACCGGTACCAGTGCCCGGTGTTCTTCCTGACCGATCTGAACCTGAGCGAAGGCCGCGCCACGGTGCGCGAGGACGTCTTCAGCAACCACGGGCACGCGGTCGAGCGGTTCGTCGCTACCGAGGCGGACGTTCGGGGCGAGCGGTATGCCCGCTACCGCCTCACCGAGTCCGGCATTTCCCCGCGCCTCGTTCCCGGGACCCGCGGCGTCATCGCGAAAGTCAACAGCACCGAGCACGACGAGACCGGGTTCGTCACGACGGACCGCCCGACGCGCGTGGCGATGATGGACAAGCGCATGCACAAGATGACGGAGTATTTGAATCACGACGCAAAGCCGCCGCATGTCTACGGCACGCTCGGGAAGGGGCCGATCCTGGTCGGGTGGGGGTCGACCCGTTCGGTCCTGCTGGACGCGCGCGAGCGGCTGCGGGCCGACGGCGTCGACGCGGCGGTCGTGCACTTCACGCACCTGTGGCCGTTCCCGACGAACCTGGCGAAGCCGCTTCTCGATCGCGGCGTCCCCGTGGTCGTCTGCGAGCACAACTATCTGGGGCAGTTCGCCGGCATCATCCAGGCGCACTGCCTGATCCCGGCGCGGCGCGTCCTCAAGTATAACGGGCGTCCGCTGCACCCGTCCGAAGTCGTGCGCGCCGTGCGCGAGGTGACCCGCAACGGGGCCGGGACGGTCCGCCTCGGCGGCAAGGATCCCGTGATGGTCGAGGTGACGCTCGATGCCTGA
- a CDS encoding MEDS domain-containing protein — MTARPNTRRARAKRRARQPQPARLEEIVIGKHGVLIYDGASEFVSFAAAFVRQGLGRGERCLSVVDHLIAEALVAALDGGGVDVALETERGALAMIRTQDYAAPSGVDAAALIDAVRRVANDPRSRRFAGLRLAMDLTWASKAAAGADSLTEIDALFDDGTERYAWTGITAYRDGTFAPATMRGVIRGHRTVLAPDYVHVDLNPIFEGLNAKARASLLAAAAERLVRKGEFYFREGEEAAEVFLLTRGRVAAGRTDLDGRRILSLEIASPSGVFGYASVLGRNVRLVSAQALEDSRALAWDAATIRRAIASRPEVATAAIQYLLRQQLNQWVDLSIIATERLEQRLARAVRRLAQSAGRPAPNGAVIELSLSGHDLGAMIVTTPYTVSRILAGWRRLGIVDARRDRIVILDGKRLAAVARPDTEGESAAG, encoded by the coding sequence ATGACGGCCCGACCCAACACAAGACGCGCCCGGGCGAAGCGCCGGGCGCGGCAGCCGCAGCCTGCCCGGTTGGAGGAGATCGTCATCGGCAAACACGGCGTCCTCATTTACGACGGCGCGTCCGAATTCGTGTCGTTTGCCGCCGCGTTCGTCCGGCAGGGATTGGGGCGAGGGGAACGTTGCCTCTCGGTCGTCGATCACCTGATCGCCGAGGCGCTCGTCGCGGCCCTCGACGGCGGTGGCGTCGACGTTGCCCTGGAGACCGAGCGCGGGGCGCTGGCGATGATCCGCACCCAGGACTACGCCGCGCCGTCAGGCGTCGATGCCGCCGCGTTGATCGACGCCGTGCGACGGGTCGCCAACGACCCGCGGTCGCGACGGTTTGCCGGCCTTCGCCTCGCGATGGACCTGACCTGGGCGTCGAAAGCGGCCGCCGGCGCGGATTCTCTCACAGAGATCGACGCGCTGTTCGATGACGGTACGGAACGGTACGCGTGGACCGGGATCACCGCCTACCGTGACGGCACCTTCGCGCCGGCGACGATGCGGGGGGTGATCCGCGGCCATCGGACCGTGCTTGCGCCGGACTACGTTCACGTCGACCTCAATCCCATCTTCGAGGGACTGAACGCAAAGGCACGGGCGTCGCTCCTCGCCGCCGCCGCCGAGCGCCTCGTTCGCAAAGGTGAATTCTATTTCCGTGAAGGCGAGGAGGCGGCGGAAGTCTTCCTCTTGACCCGCGGTCGGGTCGCGGCCGGCCGGACGGATCTCGACGGCCGCCGCATCCTGAGCCTCGAGATCGCGTCACCGTCGGGGGTCTTCGGATACGCGAGCGTCCTCGGCCGCAACGTCCGCCTCGTCTCGGCCCAGGCGCTCGAGGACTCGCGCGCCCTGGCGTGGGATGCGGCGACGATTCGCCGGGCCATCGCCTCCCGCCCCGAAGTCGCCACGGCCGCGATTCAGTACCTGCTCCGGCAGCAACTGAACCAGTGGGTCGACCTGTCCATCATCGCTACCGAACGCCTCGAACAGCGGCTGGCGCGGGCCGTGCGCCGCCTCGCGCAGTCGGCCGGCCGGCCGGCCCCGAACGGGGCCGTGATCGAGCTGTCGCTGTCCGGTCACGATCTGGGGGCCATGATCGTGACCACCCCGTACACGGTCAGCCGGATCCTGGCCGGCTGGAGGCGCCTCGGGATCGTGGACGCGCGGCGCGACCGGATCGTCATCCTCGACGGGAAGCGCTTGGCGGCCGTCGCGCGGCCCGACACGGAGGGCGAGTCGGCCGCGGGCTAG
- a CDS encoding copper resistance protein CopC gives MLLGRVPAALAHAVLVRADPPDLCLLPGGESLPPDAPPCRAGVVLPEPPRVVHLVFSEPVQPIGPGLRIIGPDGRRADRGPVSVEGTEVHVAVDARSPGTYRAVWAVISQDTHPELGTMAFSVRRTGGIISEGAPPGGPTGAAGAFGTVLGVFAHALHFSGYALGFGAFSASWLLGQVRAAPPDAVWRMTGTGIALLLLAEPAAFAAESVALGAVGGGSDPAVIGAVLDSSFGRVLSQRLAGAILLWVLAGALRSGALRAAWTVPLLGVGLAFVDGQAAHATGVRPAWWGLGVNAVHLGAMGLWGGTLAFVLLSPGAWARRSGVRRFAVAAGAAAVATGIVMAAQHLTGLRDLVAGPYGRTLAVKIGAVALAAGLGWFGVRRQGRRGLIIWEAAAMLAVLLLAGLLVLLRPPVP, from the coding sequence ATGCTGCTGGGGCGTGTTCCCGCAGCGCTGGCCCACGCCGTCCTCGTCCGAGCCGATCCGCCGGATCTCTGCCTCCTGCCGGGCGGCGAGAGCCTGCCGCCGGACGCGCCTCCGTGCCGCGCCGGCGTGGTGCTGCCTGAGCCGCCGCGGGTAGTTCACCTCGTCTTCAGTGAGCCGGTGCAGCCGATCGGGCCGGGGCTTCGCATCATCGGACCCGATGGACGGCGTGCGGACCGCGGACCGGTGAGCGTCGAGGGGACGGAGGTGCACGTCGCCGTCGACGCGCGGTCACCGGGGACATACCGAGCCGTCTGGGCCGTGATCTCCCAGGACACCCACCCGGAACTCGGCACGATGGCCTTCAGCGTGCGGCGCACCGGCGGGATCATCTCGGAAGGCGCGCCGCCGGGCGGACCAACCGGTGCCGCGGGGGCGTTCGGAACGGTGCTTGGTGTGTTTGCGCATGCGCTGCACTTTTCCGGGTACGCGCTCGGCTTCGGGGCGTTCTCGGCGTCGTGGCTGCTGGGGCAGGTGCGCGCGGCCCCGCCGGATGCCGTGTGGCGGATGACCGGCACGGGGATCGCGCTCCTGCTGCTCGCCGAACCGGCCGCGTTTGCCGCAGAGTCGGTCGCCCTCGGGGCGGTCGGCGGAGGGTCCGATCCCGCGGTCATCGGCGCAGTGCTTGATTCGAGCTTCGGCCGCGTGCTCTCGCAGCGGCTCGCCGGCGCGATCCTACTGTGGGTCCTCGCGGGTGCGCTCCGGAGCGGCGCCCTGCGCGCCGCCTGGACGGTGCCGCTCCTCGGCGTGGGCCTCGCGTTCGTCGACGGGCAGGCCGCGCACGCGACCGGCGTGCGGCCGGCGTGGTGGGGTCTCGGCGTCAACGCCGTTCACCTCGGCGCGATGGGACTCTGGGGCGGTACGCTGGCGTTTGTCCTGCTGTCGCCGGGCGCGTGGGCAAGGAGATCGGGCGTGCGGCGGTTCGCGGTGGCCGCCGGTGCCGCCGCGGTCGCGACCGGGATCGTGATGGCCGCCCAGCACCTGACCGGGCTTCGGGATCTTGTCGCCGGCCCGTACGGCCGCACGCTCGCGGTCAAGATCGGCGCGGTCGCCCTGGCCGCCGGCCTCGGTTGGTTTGGCGTCCGCCGGCAGGGCCGGCGCGGGCTGATAATCTGGGAGGCGGCGGCGATGCTCGCCGTCCTGCTGCTGGCGGGACTGCTGGTGCTGCTGCGGCCGCCCGTACCGTAA